From the genome of Sphingobacterium kitahiroshimense, one region includes:
- a CDS encoding efflux transporter outer membrane subunit, whose protein sequence is MRLNRKNIFFSLGVTLLVSSCAVNKRYSRPDLETPKNYRNKVEVTGDTISLPYKTFFKDSYLTSLIEKALEKNKDISVAMMNLRQLDLTYKQAKLGFLPTAELSVSAARNYLSKTSLNGSLSEQITGKDYMDDYSATLNISWEADIWGKVSMQKESARANFFMQHENLAALRTRIVSQVAQAYYNLITLDEQLKVASRNIELSEATLHVIKLQFQSAQVNSLAVEQAEAQKKTAELLVPLAKQNIAIQENALSILCGSFPDSIARINKMETIPFVESFPIGIPADMLSRRPDVRAAEYAVMVANAETGLAKVQMYPSLRLTPSIGTNSFQFDNWFNLPGSLVKNIAGNITQPIFQNKKLKTAYEIAKIEQEKSAEQFRLTVMTAVGEVSDALVKRQYANERVTLVEHKKVALQKAVKDAMLLYNSGMATYLEVITAQNNSLQNDLDVISIQKDRFDSTTDLYRALGGGTE, encoded by the coding sequence ATGAGATTAAATAGAAAAAATATATTTTTCAGCTTAGGAGTGACACTTTTAGTGTCCTCTTGCGCTGTAAACAAAAGATACAGCCGTCCAGATTTGGAGACTCCAAAGAATTATAGAAATAAGGTTGAGGTGACTGGTGATACCATTAGTCTACCCTATAAAACGTTCTTTAAAGATTCATATTTGACTTCTTTGATTGAGAAAGCACTAGAAAAGAACAAAGATATATCAGTCGCGATGATGAATCTACGTCAGCTGGATCTTACTTATAAACAGGCAAAGCTCGGATTTCTTCCAACGGCAGAACTCTCTGTTTCTGCCGCTCGAAATTATCTTTCAAAAACATCTTTGAACGGGTCATTAAGTGAGCAAATTACGGGAAAGGATTATATGGACGATTATTCAGCTACGCTTAATATTTCGTGGGAGGCCGACATATGGGGTAAAGTATCCATGCAGAAGGAATCTGCAAGAGCAAATTTTTTCATGCAACATGAAAATCTTGCCGCATTAAGAACACGTATTGTAAGTCAAGTTGCGCAAGCATATTATAATTTAATCACTTTAGATGAACAGTTAAAAGTTGCTTCACGTAATATTGAACTAAGTGAAGCAACGCTGCATGTTATTAAACTTCAATTTCAATCAGCCCAGGTCAATTCCCTTGCTGTGGAACAGGCTGAAGCGCAAAAGAAGACCGCCGAGTTATTGGTACCACTTGCAAAACAGAATATAGCAATACAGGAAAATGCATTAAGTATACTTTGTGGTTCTTTTCCAGATAGCATAGCACGTATTAATAAGATGGAAACTATACCTTTCGTAGAAAGTTTTCCTATTGGTATTCCTGCTGATATGCTAAGTAGGCGTCCAGACGTTCGGGCAGCAGAATATGCTGTAATGGTTGCTAATGCAGAAACTGGTCTTGCAAAGGTTCAGATGTATCCATCTTTACGCTTGACTCCTTCTATCGGAACAAATTCATTCCAATTTGATAACTGGTTTAACTTACCTGGTTCATTGGTGAAAAATATCGCCGGTAACATTACGCAACCTATATTTCAAAATAAGAAGTTAAAAACAGCTTATGAAATAGCTAAAATTGAACAAGAAAAGTCAGCAGAACAATTCAGACTAACGGTAATGACTGCTGTTGGTGAAGTATCTGATGCATTGGTTAAGAGGCAGTATGCTAACGAGCGAGTGACACTAGTTGAACACAAGAAAGTGGCTCTGCAAAAAGCTGTTAAGGATGCTATGCTTTTATATAACAGTGGGATGGCTACTTATCTGGAAGTTATAACTGCACAGAATAATTCATTACAGAATGATTTAGATGTAATTTCAATACAAAAAGATAGATTTGATTCGACTACAGATCTTTATCGTGCACTTGGAGGAGGAACTGAATAA
- a CDS encoding LytR/AlgR family response regulator transcription factor yields MIKKIVIVEDEKLNADRIKRLLKEINPQFEIIAVLDSVADTVEWFNENDDPDIIIMDIRLSDGLSFDVFDQVTVDCPVIFTTAYDEYAVQAFKYNSVDYILKPVEKTELEQAFNKLDEYESLADNQQALDNLLNFVKPKDFRSRFLVPFRDGFQTILVTSISCIYTDMKLTKARLKNGKDVVLNLSLDDIEKQLDPKFFFRANRQCIIHVDSVHQLLNYFNRKLKIVLYDFDIEIIASRKKSNLLKEWLDS; encoded by the coding sequence ATGATAAAGAAAATAGTAATAGTTGAGGACGAAAAACTCAATGCTGATCGTATTAAACGTTTATTAAAAGAAATAAATCCACAGTTCGAAATAATAGCTGTATTGGATAGCGTAGCAGACACCGTAGAATGGTTCAATGAGAATGATGATCCAGACATCATTATAATGGATATTAGACTTTCCGATGGATTAAGTTTTGATGTATTTGATCAAGTTACTGTAGATTGTCCCGTTATCTTCACGACAGCTTATGATGAATATGCTGTCCAAGCTTTTAAGTATAATAGTGTGGATTATATACTTAAGCCTGTTGAAAAAACTGAATTAGAACAAGCATTCAATAAATTGGATGAGTATGAGTCATTAGCAGATAATCAACAGGCTTTAGATAATTTGCTGAATTTCGTAAAGCCAAAGGACTTTAGATCACGATTTTTAGTCCCTTTTCGTGATGGTTTTCAAACCATACTAGTTACTTCCATTTCATGCATATATACTGACATGAAACTCACTAAAGCCCGATTAAAAAATGGAAAAGATGTTGTTTTAAATCTGAGTTTGGATGATATTGAGAAACAGCTAGATCCTAAATTTTTTTTCAGAGCGAATCGACAATGTATCATTCATGTAGATTCAGTACATCAATTATTAAACTATTTTAATCGTAAACTTAAAATAGTATTGTATGATTTTGATATTGAAATTATAGCAAGCAGAAAAAAATCAAATCTTTTGAAAGAATGGTTAGATTCTTAA
- a CDS encoding sensor histidine kinase, with protein MNKGEIAKQVLFTRFKRLFLVIFAFILFYLVSYILDPYSIYWKGYFQRNFQEIAAEWFITFMFCFLMSESSIFIHKKLNIKVPWTSNKSKRLFLEIMLNFSIVLLMIMMNMLFFTLLDLSSSDVEDVLSIEDIKSILRWIVVSLVISFMIISINTMTYLISNWISIATEMSEQKLKTAELKQASAEAELHALKLQLDPHFIFNNLSVLSELILEDQQIGFEYSENFAKVYRFLLLNSKKNIITLDEEINFLNAYIFLITHRIGSGVHFTIKINEHSKYMYIPSLTLQLLIENAIKHNKTSRKEPLNINISNPEVGLIIVENTLSPIENTKNISTGIGLNNIISRYKLLGKKVPEVIKDKLTFKVSIQLIEYDKENSNS; from the coding sequence ATGAATAAGGGAGAAATAGCAAAACAGGTATTATTTACTCGTTTTAAAAGATTATTTCTAGTCATCTTCGCATTTATTCTATTCTACCTTGTATCATATATATTAGACCCGTATAGTATATATTGGAAAGGTTATTTTCAACGAAATTTTCAAGAAATTGCTGCCGAATGGTTCATCACCTTTATGTTCTGTTTTTTAATGTCCGAATCCAGTATTTTTATTCATAAAAAATTGAATATAAAAGTTCCTTGGACAAGTAATAAATCGAAAAGACTTTTTCTAGAAATCATGCTCAATTTTTCAATTGTATTGTTGATGATCATGATGAATATGTTATTTTTCACACTATTAGACTTAAGCTCTTCCGATGTCGAAGATGTTCTGTCAATTGAAGATATAAAAAGTATTTTGCGATGGATTGTTGTTAGTTTGGTAATTTCTTTCATGATTATATCCATCAACACAATGACTTATCTGATTAGTAACTGGATCAGTATTGCGACAGAAATGTCTGAGCAAAAGCTAAAAACAGCAGAATTAAAACAAGCTTCAGCAGAAGCGGAACTACATGCACTAAAATTACAACTCGATCCACATTTTATTTTTAATAATCTGAGCGTTTTATCAGAACTTATATTAGAGGACCAACAAATAGGATTCGAATATTCTGAAAACTTCGCTAAAGTTTACCGTTTTTTACTATTGAACAGTAAAAAAAATATAATTACGCTAGATGAGGAAATTAATTTCCTAAATGCATATATCTTTTTAATAACACACAGGATCGGTAGCGGTGTGCATTTTACAATTAAAATCAATGAACACAGTAAATACATGTACATTCCTTCTTTGACATTGCAACTATTGATTGAAAATGCGATTAAACACAATAAGACCAGTAGAAAAGAACCCTTAAATATAAATATTTCAAATCCGGAAGTAGGATTGATAATTGTTGAAAATACACTTTCACCAATTGAAAACACCAAAAATATTTCTACGGGTATAGGCTTAAATAATATTATAAGTCGCTATAAGCTTTTAGGAAAAAAGGTACCAGAAGTAATAAAGGACAAACTTACATTTAAAGTTTCTATTCAATTAATCGAGTATGATAAAGAAAATAGTAATAGTTGA
- a CDS encoding adenylate/guanylate cyclase domain-containing protein: MLLFKANNTDIDIDLVVYFACYFIGGLILGILSALTEQLFEYTFFQRISLWGNIIYRVILYYLITILLLWLFVDFIFDRFRSSLSNNEIIGEYTWVNIFYMILVYNFMVILVLSFVTEVSKKFAPNMMWPLIIGKYRTPRVEERIFMFMDLRSSTTIAEELGHVDYSRFLRSCFIDINSVLSRFNGEIYQYVGDEVVITWRISSRGTNMKWGNFYFECQRKFENRSSYYEKNFGHKPFFKAGAHIGFVSVVEIGVIKKEIAFHGDTLNTTARIQELCNHYNQSLLISETLSMKISGDHFEVIPIAELRLRGKIENVMVMAVEQNKIS, from the coding sequence TTGCTTTTATTCAAGGCAAATAATACTGATATCGATATTGATCTTGTTGTGTATTTTGCATGTTACTTCATTGGTGGCTTAATACTCGGAATTTTATCTGCACTGACGGAGCAGTTGTTTGAATATACCTTCTTTCAACGCATTTCTTTATGGGGTAATATTATATACAGAGTTATCCTTTATTATTTGATAACGATATTGTTGCTATGGCTTTTTGTGGATTTTATTTTCGATCGTTTCAGAAGCTCATTATCAAACAATGAGATTATAGGAGAATATACTTGGGTGAATATATTTTATATGATCCTAGTTTACAATTTTATGGTTATTCTAGTCCTTAGTTTTGTGACGGAGGTAAGCAAAAAATTTGCACCAAACATGATGTGGCCTTTAATAATTGGGAAATATAGAACACCAAGAGTAGAAGAAAGGATATTTATGTTTATGGATCTACGATCTTCAACTACTATTGCCGAAGAATTAGGCCACGTGGATTACAGTAGGTTTTTGCGGAGTTGTTTTATAGATATCAACAGCGTACTGTCACGGTTTAACGGGGAGATCTATCAGTACGTTGGCGATGAGGTAGTAATTACTTGGCGTATTTCTTCACGTGGCACAAATATGAAATGGGGTAATTTCTACTTTGAGTGCCAGCGCAAGTTTGAAAATAGGAGTTCATACTATGAAAAAAACTTTGGTCACAAACCTTTTTTTAAAGCTGGGGCACATATTGGATTTGTAAGTGTTGTAGAGATCGGTGTGATAAAAAAAGAAATTGCTTTTCATGGAGATACACTCAATACTACAGCTAGGATACAAGAACTCTGTAATCATTATAATCAAAGTTTATTAATCTCGGAAACGCTATCGATGAAAATTTCTGGCGATCATTTTGAGGTGATTCCAATAGCAGAACTTAGACTTCGCGGAAAAATTGAAAATGTTATGGTAATGGCTGTAGAACAAAATAAAATTAGTTAA
- a CDS encoding glycoside hydrolase family 2 TIM barrel-domain containing protein produces the protein MKKVSLLLIIWGFFINYSTSQEKNKLRNQLFNLDWKFNLGNPPNAQDGDLDDSNWRSLDLPHDWSIEGKVALKNPSGNDGGYFPTGLGWYRKSFHVPAAKKGQNISIYFEGVYMNSEVFINGKSLGLYPYGYTSFSYDLSPYLYYGENNTIAVKVDNSAQKNSRWYTGSGIYRNVWLITKNKLSVAQWGIGIKAENISSTEATVKLNIQIDNNTASSTEISVRTIIIDAHGQVVSKNNKMVKATASVENEMATTLLVKKPMLWSPDAPNLYTARVEVLKGKDIIDRVDTKFGIRNIEFHAATGFILNGNKIKLNGGNVHHDNGSLGAAAYDRAEVRKVELLKAAGFNAVRSSHNPPSSKFLQACDSIGLLVIDEAFDGWKTKKTDYDYAILFEKWAKKDVQAMVKRDRNHPSIILWSIGNEIIERKEPDAVKTAKMLRDAIREIDDSRPVVSAMTTWDKEWEIFDPLMAEHDVAGYNYQLHRAPKDHERVPDRIIVQTESYPRDAFANWKLVHDHPFIIGDFVWTAIDYLGESGIGRWFYTGEVTGEHYDRDLFPWHGAYCGDIDLTGWRKPISHYRDILYNGGSKLHLAVREPNPEPLQVHETLWSVWPTWESWNWKGYENKNLEVEVYSSHPKVRLYLNGDLLGEKLTGENEQFKATFQVPYQEGELKAIALDRLYKEIEQRVLKTANKIAKIRMKADRKEIQATGQDLSYITIEVIDNEGTVCDGADEKLTFTIEGPGTLIGIDNANLKDTEPYTSQSRKVWKGRALAIIKGATDPGNIKITVNYPGIPKSEIIIDNK, from the coding sequence ATGAAAAAAGTATCATTGCTCCTAATTATTTGGGGGTTCTTTATTAATTACTCTACATCTCAAGAAAAAAATAAATTAAGAAATCAGCTGTTTAATCTAGATTGGAAATTTAATCTCGGTAATCCCCCTAATGCTCAAGACGGAGATCTTGATGATTCGAACTGGCGATCTCTTGATCTGCCACACGACTGGAGTATTGAAGGTAAGGTAGCTTTGAAAAATCCTTCAGGTAATGATGGCGGATATTTTCCAACCGGATTAGGTTGGTATCGTAAAAGCTTTCATGTGCCAGCTGCTAAAAAAGGTCAAAATATTTCAATTTATTTTGAAGGAGTTTATATGAATTCAGAGGTTTTCATTAATGGCAAGTCGTTGGGATTATATCCTTACGGATATACTTCATTTTCATATGACCTTAGCCCGTATTTGTATTATGGAGAAAACAATACCATAGCGGTCAAAGTCGATAATTCTGCTCAGAAAAATAGCCGTTGGTATACAGGTTCGGGTATTTATAGAAATGTATGGTTAATTACTAAAAACAAACTTTCCGTTGCGCAATGGGGGATTGGTATTAAGGCCGAGAACATCTCAAGTACAGAAGCGACAGTAAAATTGAATATTCAAATTGATAATAATACAGCATCATCAACAGAAATCAGCGTGCGCACTATAATAATAGATGCGCATGGACAAGTGGTTTCAAAAAACAATAAAATGGTCAAAGCCACCGCATCAGTAGAAAATGAAATGGCAACTACATTATTGGTTAAAAAACCTATGCTTTGGTCACCAGATGCTCCCAATCTTTATACTGCCCGTGTAGAAGTTCTCAAAGGAAAAGATATTATTGATCGGGTTGATACTAAATTTGGAATTCGAAATATAGAGTTTCATGCAGCAACTGGCTTCATATTAAATGGAAATAAGATCAAACTGAACGGAGGAAATGTCCACCATGATAATGGTTCTTTAGGTGCAGCTGCATATGATCGCGCCGAAGTGCGTAAGGTTGAGCTTTTGAAAGCAGCAGGTTTCAATGCTGTCCGTTCCTCGCACAATCCGCCATCTTCAAAATTTCTACAAGCCTGTGATAGTATAGGTTTATTAGTTATTGATGAAGCATTTGACGGATGGAAAACAAAGAAGACAGATTATGATTATGCCATACTTTTCGAAAAATGGGCTAAGAAAGATGTTCAAGCTATGGTGAAAAGAGACCGAAATCATCCATCTATTATTCTCTGGAGTATCGGCAATGAAATAATCGAGCGAAAAGAACCAGATGCAGTGAAAACGGCAAAAATGCTAAGGGATGCGATCAGAGAAATAGATGATAGTAGACCTGTGGTTTCGGCCATGACTACTTGGGACAAAGAATGGGAAATATTTGATCCACTAATGGCTGAGCATGATGTTGCCGGATATAACTATCAATTACATCGTGCGCCAAAAGATCACGAGCGAGTTCCAGATCGAATTATTGTACAAACCGAATCTTATCCGCGAGATGCTTTTGCAAATTGGAAACTTGTTCATGACCATCCTTTTATTATCGGTGACTTTGTCTGGACAGCAATCGATTATCTAGGAGAATCTGGCATTGGACGATGGTTTTATACTGGAGAAGTTACGGGTGAGCATTATGACAGAGATCTGTTTCCATGGCATGGTGCATATTGTGGCGATATTGATTTGACTGGATGGCGTAAACCCATCTCTCATTACCGAGATATCTTATACAATGGCGGATCAAAGCTTCATTTAGCCGTACGAGAACCTAATCCGGAGCCATTACAGGTTCATGAAACACTATGGAGCGTGTGGCCTACTTGGGAGAGTTGGAACTGGAAAGGTTATGAAAATAAAAATTTAGAAGTAGAAGTCTATTCGTCTCACCCCAAAGTTCGACTTTATCTCAATGGAGATTTGCTTGGAGAAAAGCTTACAGGGGAAAATGAACAGTTTAAAGCTACGTTCCAGGTTCCATATCAGGAAGGAGAATTGAAAGCGATTGCACTTGACCGTTTATACAAGGAAATAGAGCAACGTGTCCTGAAAACAGCAAACAAAATTGCAAAAATAAGAATGAAAGCCGATCGTAAAGAAATTCAGGCTACCGGGCAAGATCTATCCTATATAACTATTGAAGTGATAGATAATGAGGGAACAGTCTGTGATGGGGCAGATGAAAAATTAACATTTACGATTGAGGGACCTGGTACTTTAATAGGAATAGATAATGCTAATTTAAAGGACACCGAACCTTATACCTCCCAATCAAGAAAAGTTTGGAAAGGAAGAGCTTTGGCTATCATAAAAGGAGCAACTGATCCCGGTAATATTAAGATCACCGTAAATTATCCAGGTATTCCAAAATCGGAAATTATCATTGATAATAAATAA